From Epinephelus lanceolatus isolate andai-2023 chromosome 23, ASM4190304v1, whole genome shotgun sequence:
TCATAAAATAGAGACAAAGGGACagagaaatattaaaaaaaaaaaacagagccatCGATATAATAGTTGAAATGACGTctgctactttaatgtttttatttgcacGTTCTAAATAATGAGAATGACCTGTCCCCTATTTcccccccaaaatctacacctatgcatAACACCATAATGTCCTGGATAACTGGCACATTCAGCCTATATCAGACTGGTTCCCTGATTTGATAACTCCagggagagaggcagaaaaTGAGTAGGTttagctgcagtgtgaaaaccCAATAAAGACAAGGCAAACAGAGAATAATTGGTAATATTGGACCAATATAAAGTAGCCTGATATAAAAAAATGACAGCTATGGGGTGATACAAGCCACCCAATGCCAAATAGTTATTAGTTCTAGCATTCTGCAACTATCATAGAAGGGGTTCATGTGGTGAGTACTATAAAACAAGCAGTAGGCAATAAAAGACTAAACAAAGGAAAAAGAtggagaggaaagaaaacaggGATAGATGGGATGATCAAATGATAACCTCCCTCAACTACAGACACAGCTTAGTTAATAAAGGGACCACACACTAAagtcagggtgtctacaggtgtcTAACCAAGTTAAATTCAATACTTTTTAGGACCACATTATATGAAATGTAAGACTAAACCTGCAATGGAAATACACATTATAGACGTGTGTGTGACACTgatgtcagttcaaaatgaacaATAAGGAAAACTGACAATAAGTTTAAGTTAATTGTGTTTAATgtaaaaggaaacaaaatcacATCGCTGTCATTAATGCTATTTATTACTGCAATCCTTCGGTCTGTCCAATAATTGTAATTGGATCTGTCAGGCTGCAGAAATTTTTGTGGTAATGCGACTGAAAATATTTAAGCCCCATTGAATCTAAATTTAAAGCAATGTAAGAccttttaaggccttatattaaGATAATTTAAGAcagttaaagacattttaagacgttttaaggacctgtagatgCCCTGTAAAGTATGATAAGAGTCCAAAGATGTTACTCATCATGCAAACCAATCCACAAGGTTTTGGGTTATCAATCCTACCTCCTCAATATAAATAGAGCAAAGCAAATAAATAGAAATTCACCATATTAGGATTAACTCCTTGAGAtgcatcatctcattttcaagGGGGGTCCCAAACAAACATTATTTTCGTGGTGATGTGACCGCAAATATTTAAGAATATTTAAGACACAtcgaatctgaatttaagacattttcagaCGTTTTAAGGACCTGAAGACACCATGTAAGATATAATCCAAATTTATGCAAACTAGTCCACAAGGTTTTGTACTACATTCTCAATGTGACAGAAgattaaagcaaataaaaagaaatttatCATATTAGGATAAACCCCTTGAGATGCATTATCTCGTCAAGGGTGTCCTAAATTGACATTCACAAAACAAATGGAGACAGAACAGTACAAGACACAGTGTAATatgacacaataaaacaacaattcaACAAATGAactaaacagaaaaagaaaaaatgagtATGACCTTGGACTGAACACAATATAAAGAAGGCTTAATCTGTAACAGAGAGATGCAGTCTGTTTTAAGGTGAGACAGAGAAAGGATATTCAATGGTAACTTAATCCAATCAGAGGTACCTCAACAAAAACTTTGTTGCCAACTTCTTTAGGACACAAAGGGACTATACAGAGAATCTGACCAGAGCCTCTTAATGACTAACGTGATGTTTAAGGAACcaaaaaaattgttaaattaaagtgaatgcatttaaaaataaactgaagCCAATGACACTGACGTCTTGTCTCAATAGGGACCATGATGCTTGGACTACAGGTGTGCAAGCGGGCTAATTAATTAAAGTTTGGTGACGAACTTTGAACCCAAAAGCATGTATTTCGATTAATATCTAGTTTTAGCTTAATTAAAAATGATACGGATATCACAATTAATTTCAGCACAGTACATTTTTAGAATAAGCTACTCTTGATATAAAATAATAAGCAAAACACATACATTAAAGGGTTTAGATGCTAAAGGAGTGCAGCTTCGACAGCAACAGGAATAacgttattttaaaaaaaaaaaaaaaaatcgttaGCGGCTCGAGGGTACATTTATctccatacaaacacacacctaaACACTAAGTCTTTAAAACCCACCTTTTGTGTTAATCTCTCAAATAGCCTCGGGGCTAGCAGGACATTGTCGCCTCGTTAACGCTTGTAAGAGCAAATATCCACGACGAAATGTTTGACCAAGTGTccgggcgcacacacacacacagagcacgcGCGCAGGTAGTTTGAAGCTGAGCGCTCGAGACAGAAAGAGTTAAAATATCAGTGGGTGTTCACGGCTCTGAAAATGAGACAGCACCCCCTCCCTGCGGCTCGAAGGGGACACAGCACCCAGTTTCATAAACTACAAGACAATTTCTCATTTAAGGTGGGTTATTTTAggatgaatataaaaaaaatattttttttcctgtgcatAGTCGGACCCCATTTTAAGTGTCTCCACTACAACTAACCGACTCCCTACAACACTCACAGAGAAAGTTCCTCACATTTTAGTAACagtctgtaaaataaaataaacaaaagcagaaaatacataaaaattcaTTATAATAATGATATCGAGCCATTGATGCACTCAAGTGTCAACATGCCAGAGGTGTTGCAAAATTAATTGGGTTAATTTGCATGTTTGGGTGTCATGACAACGGAGTAATGGGGCTGGTTTCAACCTGAGCAAACAGTAAGCGGTTTAGCAGAGCAGACCTGTAGGTGCACAGGCGGTTTAACTTGCATCACACCAACCTGCCAGTCAGACGTCTCTCCTGCTCTCAAGGTAATTGATCATAGAATACTGACTCCTAGATGACGTGTGTGTGAATATTAGGACTAAATATAGGTTGTGCTTTAATCTAGTTGTAAGTTTGTATTAAAACAGACAATTACTGATGTGTTTCTCACACATGAGACTAGTTAATGCTCCTATCAAGCAGCATTTACTCTCAGCCTAATTCCATATGTAGTTTGTGAAGGCCAGTGTTATTCAAACATTATTTACacctgcatttaaaaatatatttgatacTGGTGGACAATAAAGAGCTGTAGTGATGTCCCACACTGACATCAAAGACCAGAGACAGCAGTTATATAGACTTTAAACAGGAATATGTTTGCAAAATGTTCTTGTGAGAAACATTATGTGAACTCACACACGACTAATATGAAGTGACAATAAGGTTTATTGTTCAGACTTACATAAAACTGGCTCAAGGAGTTGTTTAGTCCTGTTCGTCAGGTTATGCCAATGGTGTAACACCATCCAGATGCAATGTAATGCTGGGGAGTGGTGACTACATGTGATTAAAACACCTATATTTTGCAGCAGCTCGCAGGTTGTCCAACTGCAATTATATTTAGATagtaatttaaattaaatttaaattacttttttaccattttttgtATCATAAATGATTAAAACTTTAAGGCTATAAAAGgaaaaatgactttattttttattttaccactGCTTCTCTACTGTAATTAAACCCCCTTTGAACACAGTTACTCATTACGCAAGTATATTGCTGTTTATTAAGAAATGGTCAGAGAAGTTGTGACACAGCTATTTTCAAAGTTACCTGGCTAGCTGTGTAATCCTGCTTAGTGCAGTACTCCCACCTGGACTCTGGAGGGCAGGACGTACAAAACCAAAGCTGACATTCCTTGTACCTTCCAATGCAATAAGTTCAGTTGAGTGGCATTTTTTTGCTGGCATGTGACTTTTTCTATTatattttgtctatttttttttttacaaagtagtTTGAGCTACCTTTTCTTAGTAGCTTTAGGTAACCAAACTAGATGTCTCCCTTGGGTAGCTTTGCCGTAGTTAGGTGTGAAGTAACTGGTAGGTTGCAAAGCTTTCAAAGTAGCATCCCTTACACTGGTAATGCTATTTGTTTAGTCATACAGTTTGTTTAGTTGTAAATATGCTTGAGCtcatctttgaaaaaaaaagagtgtatgcctacatttgtatttatattgcaatttcttcattttttcttttctctttctcttcaggAAAGCAGCAACGGTTCCACCATCTCAATGGCTGACAACATTCCAAGCTTTAAGGTACAGGAACAAGTTATGCAAATGTATAGTGGCTGTTTGGCTGTTTGTAGAATGCATGGTATGCTCTAACCTGTTATAGATGTTAATtaaggctgctgctgctatgaTTTGAAAGCACCTACCCTCAATTGCTGCAGCATCTTGATGATTCCTTGGCTTCCTGACACTTAAAAATCCCCCCTGTAGCTCCTCATAGAAGATAGTCCAGCACTGCTCCTTGTCCTCATGTTGTCATGAGCAGCAGTGAACGGCCTTGAGAGCCACAATCATTCAACTGTGTTTTTACTATGACAAgaaacacatgaaaaacataTCCAATGGATATTCCAGACTATTAATTTGACTCTTCATGTCTCTTTAAACAGAATTGTGTCcgtgtttttgccattttttcaAGGCAAGGACACATCCAGTGTCCACTCCTGtactcctcttcctcctacTGCAGCCTGCTCAGCAGAATCCACTTTCCCAGCTCATGCTAAGTAGCTGGAGCTTTGCTTGTTTTCTGACCCTGAATGCgtgagcagcagacagcaggctcAGGTGGAGATTAGAACAGACGTGCAGACGTGaacacccacacagacacacccgcATAAGGATGAGTGTTGACTCTGGTTTGCAGAATTTACGTAAACATGAGAAGACAAACTTTCAAAAAGGAACTTCAAACAATGGAGCTTGTTAATATGAATATGAGTGTTTGGTGTGACACTGACAAAATAATCAGAGACAACAAGTacagtaggaaaaaaaacattactttGACCACTTTCACACGGTGTTATACTTTGGTCACCTGCCACTTTCCAGCACTGTAATCTGGGATTATGGTGCACCAGGAGGGAGGGAATAAAGAGCCAGTCTAATCCAAGCTAGTTGGAACAGATAACTGACTGAGTGGCAGACAAGGAAGAGGTGTCTCTTTAAAACAAGGATCACATGTCTCTTGAAAACAAGGATCAGATACAGTAACTCAGTCTTGCAGAACAGCAGGAAAGAACAGCACTTGTTCTCGATAAATATGACACATACTTCCTCAACCTGCTGTTAGTGTCACGAATATAGTATGGGGACACAGAGATTGGACTCAGATTTAAACCACTGAGATGCTATTCTGTATCTaaccatgacctttgacctctaaaTGGAGTAGTTTAGAAAGACAGCTTCAGTGCAGATAAAGTAGCACCCTGTTTTTTGATTACAGTTCTGTCTGTTTGTCGTTGTCTCATTGATGTTACCATGTCACCGCTCTGTTGTCTGCTTTTGGAGCAGTTTGGTCACCGATGGGTGAACTGTGGCTCATGTTACTTGAGGTAATCTTTGGATTAGACTGTCACACTGTCTGTGTTACAGCAacccctgctggaaaaacacagatttgaaAAGAATTGGAATTACAGGCATCAAGTTAAATGGTCTCTTGGTCCTTTGGTTTGTGATATGAttttgatgatgataatgattttGAAGTTTCAAATGATATATTCTTGCGCCTTACTCCTAAAAAGTCAAGTTTAGATTACTTGTGAGTCAATGAGACTTATGGTCAGCACTCTGCACTTTCAAGCGATTTAGTAAGTCACAAAGAAAAGATGAAGTATACTTGGAGGgtatatttttcaaaaaatgttttgggcccctcccgttagaggtgttccaggcatgtcaggaggagctggacagcattgctggggagaaggGCGTCtgaaatactttgctcagcctacTGTCCCATTACCCAGCTTCGGATAAGtgattgaaaatggatggatggatggatgttttggGCTGAAGCTTATAGTTGGTGACAGATGTCACTCTGGACGTTCAGCACAACGCACACCTAGGGGGGAAAAGGGGGACAGCTTTTTGAGGACCAGCTACCAGGGGGGCATGGAGGATATTCATCCAACAAAATGTTCACCATTtctcatcaaaacaacaaaaacaaacattttgtatATTGCTGCTTCAGTAAAATCTAGCCAGTTTCGTGGAAACCCCCTCTCCTTTTCAGGGGCCCAGCCATTTCTGTGTACGTGCCTGTATAAGTTACATGAACACCTTTTTCTTTAACGTCACTATTTTCTCTTCTGTTCTGTACACAGGCAGCTGACCTTGTTGTTGAGTTGTCCTCGACTCTAAAGCCCAAACCGGATGTGCTTTCCTTCGGTTCCGCCTTCTCTGACCACATGCTGACCATAGAGTGGAGTGAGAGTGAAGGCTGGAAGGCTCCAGTCATCAAGCCCTTTGGAAACCTGTCACTCCACCCAGCCTCTCCGTCACTACATTACGCCATACAGGTACACTAACAAGGAAGAATTTAACTTTAGCCTGACTCTTTGTACCTGTCTGTTGTGGAAAAGGATTTGATATGTCCTACATTGTTTCAAGAGACTGACCTGACTGGTCTGACTGCAGTACAAAGGGTTTAGTCAGGACCAACgtcaaaacacaaaaactagTTACAgcaaagttaaagtaaataTGAAGATGAACAAGGTATTAAACCTAGTCTCACATTGCACCAAATGAATAATGGATGTTTAAAGGTCTAgtttaggatttagtgacatctagtggtgaggttgcagactgcaaccaattGAAACATCCCATGcaccaagtgtgtaggagagcTATAGTGGCtaacacaaaaatgacaatgGTTCAATCAATGGTTCATTTTGTATATCTCCACCAGAATTGTATTCCTGGCAGCATGGAGGGGGTTTTGAAACAGCATTTAGATCTTCATTTTGAGACATAAACCTTTAACGTTTTGTTTTATTGGCCTGTGATTTCCCaaatgtttcctctcctctcctctcctctcctcatctcctcagCTGTTTGAAGGGCTTAAGGCGTACCGTGGGGTTGACAACAAAGTGCGTCTCTTCAGGCCGATGCTCAACATGAAACGCATGGCCACCTCTGCAAAGAGAGCTTGTCTACCTGTAAGATGTATTTGAgtaatgaatggatggatgaatgaaagGATACGTGACAGTGATGAACAAGGGACTGTTTTTGCCTTCAAATCGTAACCTCAGCAGCAAGTTCGGCTGAACCTTCCACTTCTGATATGTCATTGAAGTGCCATAACTAccctctgctctccacctctctccatctccaggCCTTTGATCAGTTAGAGCTCCTGGAGTGTATCAGACGGCTGGTAGAGATCGACCAGGACTGGGTTCCTAACTTAGAAAGAGCCAGTCTCTACATTAGACCAACATTTATTGGCACTGAGGTAAGGAGGATGGTGAGGTGCTGCAATAATGTGTGGAGATGGACGGATTatcctttttaaataaattaaattttaaatacatttctttgtgtttatgtgttccCGGTAGCAATGTCTGGGTCTGAAGAAGCCTGCCAATGCCCTTCTGTATGTGATCATGTGTCAAGTGGGCTCTTACTTCGACGGTGAGCCAAAATCAGTATCCATTTGGGCCGACCCAAAGTATACACGGGCCTGGAGAGGAGGAACTGGAGACTGCAAGATGGGAGGGTGGGTAGGCACATACTGTATGAATACTGTTGCACATACTGTTGAATGCATTCAACTATGGTTGTGTGAGGTGCACAGTGGTGCCTGTAGAATTTTATTCTAGAGGTGATCAGATGGGGCAATAATTTCCTTACTTTCATTGCACAGTATTATAGCAAGTAATTATTACTAAAATtgtttgttgctttgtttttctgcaggAACTACGGCTGTTCTCTGTCTGCCCAGTATGAAGCAGTGAGTCATGGTTGTCAGCAGACGCTGTGGCTGTATGGAGAGGACCACCAGATCACTGAGGCAGGCACCATGAATGTCTTCCTGCACTGGATCAATGAGGATGGAGGTTAGTTGCACTATCAGAACCCCACTTGGTTGATCACAGGTTGTCAAAGGGGTTGTTGGTTTACCTTCAGTCAGCAACACAGATGCAAGCAATGTGCTTTGGATACAAAATGTTGTACAAATTTAACCTCTACTGGCAGAACAATGCCACTACAACATAACTGCATACAGCATCTCCAGGAAACCAGCTTGCCCTAAAATATTTtaggttttgttttgtgctatgTAATAATTCATTGTTTCTCAGAGGAGGAACTTGCAACTCCACCTCTGGACGGCATCATCCTCCCAGGTGTAACCCGACAGAGCATCCTGGAACTGACCAGGAAATGGGTGAGAAAGACATAACCATAAAGGTCAACATGCATGGATAAATATTCCAGTTTCACATTTCATCTGGTCCCTCCGCTCTCTTCTGTGTCCAGGGTGAGATTAAGGTGACAGAGCGCTACCTGACCATGAGCCAGCTGTGCTCTGCTCTGAAGCAGCAGCGGGTCAAAGAGATGTTTGGCTCTGGTACTGCCTCCATGGTCTGTCCCATAGGACACATCGTTTACCAGGGAGAGGTAAGAGACAGCAGCCTGTATTTAATACTGTCTGATTTTCTGATTGTATATTAAAAGCCTTCTTAGTGAATCACAGTGTGCTCTGCTTGGGATCTGTCACTCACTGTGTCCTGACAATAACAAGGAGACCATGTGGCAGAActggaaaatgtttttctcaaacatttaattatttttcatgtgatCTTGAGATGAGCACAGCCATGGATATTAATTAAAATCATCTACAGATTGTACACTATAGCTTATATTATATGTATATTATTATGCTttaaaaggaatagttcaacattttgtaaagtgctttttttccactttttgtAGAGTAAGATGAGATACCAAACTCAGAAAGGGAATCTCCAATATATATAGGCTTCCACATATTGAGGTTGGACAGGAGTGTGTGTACAACTGATTTAATGGGACACAAAAATGTAATGATGTAATTGCTGGAAAACAGTGTATTACTACAGCTTTCACTATCAATGATGCACAGAGCAGCCATCTTAGAATTTGAGGTCAGGGTTGTTGAGGCTAGATACTACAGACGAACACAGTATGTAGTACATACAACCAGTCAGTGACAACTAGGGGTGGGGATGTCCAGGCACGTCAAAATTTGATTAGATTACATTTCAGAGGGCAGCAATTCAATTAGAAAGCGACTATCGATGCATCTCAATGCTTCAACATTCTTTATTTCTACACATGTGCAGCCTCAAAGCACGAACAACGAGGCTAAAGTGTAGCTTCTTCCCAGAGGCTGTGAGGTTTATGAACTCTTTGGCTTAAGTCTGTCCTCTGCACTTACACCGCTGTGACTGCTTGCAGCTGTTGATGCACTATTACGCACTTTAACATGCTGCTTGGTTTTATGACTATGTGTTGTATTTAACATAGGCTTTTAggttatttcattatttattattagtctatcttaatattatttattttgtacgCTGCTGGACTTGACCTTGACCgtgaccttttttttattaactgtgTGACTTCTTGCTACTTTTAAAACATAGTGTACTGTATTTGTAATGACCCATATCTGAATAAAAAGATGAAAGTTCCTGCATTCAACAAGACTCTTGTCCAGGTCTCTTTTCCATTCAACCTTTGTGCCAAAATGCTTCCATACTATAACTTTTAAAACAGGGAGTGCCAGTTGGATTGTATCCATCTGTGTTTTCTCACGCTAATCCACTCTGGGCTATTTATGCTGCCGTAGTGTCCAGTATTTTCTAAAATATACTAAAATAGTATGAAATTACTATGTACTATTGAATAATAAATGGCCCGcagcttatttattttaaaatgtcagcTGCATTAATTGATGaattaattcatttgaaagtacCTGTATGAGAATAACAAAATGAGGGAGATGTGGAGTGCTTCGCTGTGTTGTTTTCTTCACCACAGAGCTGGTTTTAATTGTTTTACGCTGCAGCATTTTTGGCCAGCTGGTCAcatatgtttatgttattgCTAATCGCTGCTGTATCTGGGTGATGGCATAGAAAATATTCAGAATATACTTCACAGTTGTCTAGCAAACTGTCTGGGTGCTGAGCCACTCTCATGGTTGAGTTCCGCCTCTTTTATTCTGTCACCATCAAATTAGTAACAAATATTTAGGTAATTGATAATTGATGTTTGTGAATCAATGCTAAATCGTCCACATCCGCATCgtgatgcatctaagaatccattatttcccccacccctactgGTGACGAGACTTCAGGAAGTAACTGCCCCTGGCCAGGAAATAATCtagcacaaaaacacaattagaCTATTAGCACTTTGGTTGTTGTCAGAGTAAACAAAGGTAACACGCTAATTTGCTAAGAGGTGCTGGCAGGCAGACTTATTTACTTTGGGACAGAACCAGGCTACCTGTTTGCCCTTGACTTCCATCtcaatgctaagctaagctaaccagctgcttaGTTGGACTTTGTGTCTTGAgccttttattttagttatactgtaaaaaagTTTGCTACctttattacattacatttttcatatgaaagaagtgtattttaatacaaagtagTAATATGTTAGAAGCTCAGTACTTTAAAGACTGAGGCTCTGGGTCTCTTGTGACCATGTGGGCAGTTTCATCTTTGCATGGTTGTCAGAACCCTCTGGCTTTTTGTGTTAATATCATAATATCTTAACTTAATAATCTCAGTGTTCTTGTGATTTATATAAAGTAGCAAGTCAAGTCATGAAACCGATTAAAATATtaatgttgtttgtttctgtgtggttTAGGACTTGCATCTCCCCTGTCAGGATAAAGACTCACTGCTGACCTCTCGGATAGCAAAGGAACTCACAGATATACAGGTTGGTGGATGCACAGACGCACATAtactgtacagacacacacgtaCGTCCCACAGATGTCTCCCCGAGCTCAGTAACAGCTGGTTGAACATCTGTGTTCTTTACACTCCTGTCACCCTCAGGACTCTATTCTCATGCAGTAATAGGTTACTTTAAATTAAGCGTTCAGTGATGTGATGTGTAGGAGAAAAGGAAGGAAGAACAGCCCgctacaaaacaaaagaaacatgaGTGGCAGTAATTTTGGTGCTGAATGACAATGCCTGTCACATGTCTGCCTCGTTAGCGCTCGCTAACCAACAATAAAGAGGCCTCActgaaaaagacaaatgaaTACAACTGTTGACTcactaaattaaaaatatggtCGATGAAAGGCGAGatctaacaaaaacaaatattcccCTCATAATTGCATTACTGGATGGTTATCTGAGTGGTTATTATGTAACTCAGTGAGATAAAAGTATTAAGTTGTTTTCCTTTTAACAAACCGCCATTGGTCCTCATTCATTGTACACCCACTGCTTGCATTATCTTGCCTGCGAGTACATAATAAGTGAAATATCTTATTAGGTAATGAGTAATGACTTGGTAATATTGTACATGGCCTACAAACACGGCATCTCTGCAGCCTTTGCAGCGCTACAGGTTTAAACAGATTCATAATGTTCTTTGCTGAGGGCTTAATTTGTGTTAATGAGCATGTTATGTATAGC
This genomic window contains:
- the bcat1 gene encoding branched-chain-amino-acid aminotransferase, cytosolic; this encodes MADNIPSFKAADLVVELSSTLKPKPDVLSFGSAFSDHMLTIEWSESEGWKAPVIKPFGNLSLHPASPSLHYAIQLFEGLKAYRGVDNKVRLFRPMLNMKRMATSAKRACLPAFDQLELLECIRRLVEIDQDWVPNLERASLYIRPTFIGTEQCLGLKKPANALLYVIMCQVGSYFDGEPKSVSIWADPKYTRAWRGGTGDCKMGGNYGCSLSAQYEAVSHGCQQTLWLYGEDHQITEAGTMNVFLHWINEDGEEELATPPLDGIILPGVTRQSILELTRKWGEIKVTERYLTMSQLCSALKQQRVKEMFGSGTASMVCPIGHIVYQGEDLHLPCQDKDSLLTSRIAKELTDIQYGRTPSDWTILMEQQ